Part of the Mycolicibacterium thermoresistibile genome, TCCGGGCCACGGTGGCGCCGGTGCGCGGATTGACCAGGTGGTGGGTTCCGTCGCGTTGCACCGCCCGCAGGAACGCATCGGTGACGCCGACCGAGAGGTTGAACTGGGACAGCTCGCCGGGGGAATCCGCTTTCGCGGTGACGAAGTCGAAGATGTCGGGGTGTGAGACATCGAGCACCGCCATGCCGGCGCCGCGCCGGCGGCCACCCTCCTGCACGACGCCTGCGGCGGTGTCGAACAGCCGAAGAACCGACAGCGGACCGCTGGCCTTGCCGCCGGTTCCCGTGACGATGTCGCCGGCGGGACGCAGATCGCTGAACGTGTAGCCGATGCCGCCGCCGGCCTGGTGGATCTCCGCGGCGTGTCCGAGCGTCCGGAAGATCGATCGAAGCGAGTCCTCCAATGGCAGCACCACACAGCCCGACAGCAGGCCCAGCGGGGTGGCGGCGTTCATCAGGGTCGGTGAGTTCGGCAGGAACCCCAGTCCGCGCAGCAGTGCCGAGAACCGTTCGGTCCAGCGCTGCGAGGATCCGGGCTCATAGCGGTCCTCGGCGGCGGCCACGTAGCCGGCGACGCGATCCATCATCTCGCCGGTCGACTCCACCACGCGGCCAAACTCGTCGCGGCGCAGATACCGTTCGCTGAGCACGGTCACCGCGGCCACACTCAGCTTGAGGTCGTCAGTTACACCCAGAAGCTTTTTGGCCGAACGGATTTCGGCGCGCTGCTGGCGGTACAGAATGTAGGCGCGGGTGATGTCCTCGTAGCCGGCGGCGTTGAGCTGGGCCTCGACGACGTCCTGGATCTCCTCGACGGTCGGCGGCGTGCGGCGCCGGCGGCGGGCCAGCTCGTCGGCGACCGATCGGGCGATGGTCGAGGCGATCGTGGGATCGGTGTGGCCGGTCTCCCGGGCGGCACGGCTCACCGCGTTCTCGATGCGGGCGATGTCGAACGGTGTCGTCCGGCCATCCCGCCGGCGAACTGTCGTGGGCCAATCCACTTCACCGTCCTCCTACGACGGGCCGTGGCCGATTGCGGGCCCCTCGAGCCTACTTGCCGACGATGGGTGGGCGCTCGGCGTTGACCTTGCTCGTCGCGCGCAACACGGGGGCTACACGTTGAACCGGAACTCGACCACGTCGCCGTCCTGCATGACGTAGTCCTTGCCCTCCATCCGGACCTTGCCGGCGGCCTTGGCCGCGGCCATCGACCCGGCCTCGACCAGGTCGTCGAAGGACACCACCTCGGCTTTGATGAAGCCCTTCTCGAAGTCGGAGTGGATCACCCCGGCGGCCTTCGGCGCGGTGGTGCCCTGACGTATCGTCCAGGCGCGGGCCTCCTTGGGCCCCGCGGTCAGGAAGGTCTGCAGCTTGAGCGTGTGGAACCCGGCGCGGGCCAGGGCGTCGAGACCGCGTTCGGTCTGCCCGATCGACTCCAGCAGCTCGCGGGCCGACTCGTCGTCGAGCTCCTGCAGTTCGGCTTCGATCTTGGCGTCGAGGAACACACAGTCGGCCGGGGCGACGAGCTCCCGCAATTCGGCCTTGCGGGCCTCGTCGGTGAGCACCTCTTCGTCGCAGTTGAACACGTAGAGGAACGGTTTCGTCGTCAACAGGTTGAGCTCACGCAGCAGCGTGGCGTCGAACCCGGCGGCGAACAGCGTCTTGCCGCTGTTGAGGATCTCCTGGGCGGCCACCGCCGCCTCGTAGGTGGGGCGCCGGTCCTTGTGGGTGCGGGCCTCCTTCTCCAGCCGCGGCAGCGCCTTCTCCAGCGTCTGCAGATCGGCCAGGATCAACTCGGTCTCGATGACCTCGATGTCGGCCTTCGGGTCGATGCGGCCGTCGACGTGCGCCACGTCGTCGTCGCTGAACACCCGGACCACCTGACAGATCGCGTCGCATTCGCGGATGTTGGCCAGGAACTTGTTGCCCAGCCCGGCCCCCTCGGACGCGCCTTTGACGATGCCGGCGATGTCGACGAAGGTGACCGTCGCCGGCACGATCTTCTCCGAGCCGAAGATCTCGGCGAGTTTCTCCAGCCTGGGGTCGGGCAGCGGCACCACGCCCTCGTTCGGCTCGATCGTCGCGAACGGATAGTTGGCCGCCAGCACGTTGTTGCGCGTCAGCGCGTTGAACAGCGTCGACTTACCGACATTCGGCAGTCCGACGATTCCCAGGTTGAGGCCCACAGGAACCAGAGTCTAGGAGACTGTGACCGGCACGCCCGCGCGGTGCTGGCAGCGCAGCCCACCGTCGAGCCGGTACGGTCTAGCTGTGCCAGGACAGCGCGCGCGGTCGGCGGTGCCGGCCGAACTCCGCTCCGCGCACCCGGATATCCCGGGTGTGCCGTGGTGGGGTGCTGCGCTGATCGCGCTGACCGCCACCGCGCTCGGCTTCGCGTTCGACGCCGGATCGGGCAGCAAAGAGCTCAGCGTGGTGTTCTCCGGGACCTACATGCTGGGCTGCCTGGTCGCGGTGTTGGCGGTGCGGCAGGCCGGGCTGTTCACCGCGGTCGTCCAACCGCCGATCGTGCTGTTCGCGGCCGTTCCGAGCGCGTACTTCCTCTTCCACGGCGGCCAGATCCGCGGTCTGAAGGATCTGGCCATCAACTGTGGATATCCGCTCATCGAGCGGTTCCCGGTGATGTTCTTCACCTCGGCGGCGGTGCTCGTCATCGGGATGGTCCGCTGGTACCTCGGCATGAGCGCGCGGCGAGCCGGTCCGGCCGATCCCGAACGCGCGCCGTCGGCGGTCACCGACCTCGTCTCGGCGGTGACGAACACGTTGACCGCGTTGGTCACCGGACACCGGCCGGCCCGCGCCGACGGGGGCGCCGACCTCGCGGCCGCCGCGGACACCGCCAAGGCCCGGCCACGCAAACGCGCCGCCACCGACCGTGCCGCCGCCGGCCGTTCCGGGCGCACCCCCCGCGACGGTCGCCGCACCGCGGCCAAACGGGGTTCAGCGCGCGCTGAGGCGGCCGCCCGCGCCGGCGACGGTTCCCGCCCGCCGCGGCGCCGTCCGGCCGCGGAGAGCGCCGATCAGCCCCGTTCGGCCACCCGCAGCCGCCGCGGCACCAAAGCCGCGCCGCCGCGGTCGCGGCCCACCCGGGCGCTCGACGGCGACTACGTCGACCCGCTCGCCGACGCGCCGCGCCGGCGTCGGCCCACCCGGCCGGACGACTCTGCGGTGCCGCCGGATCAGCCGCGGCGCCGGTCGCGCGGCCAGGCCCGCGGCGACCGCACCCAACCTCCACCGCGCAGCCGCCGGGTGCCGCCGCGCGAACCGCGCCGTCAGCCGTCCGCGGACCGGATCGGCTACGACGGTGTCGATTCCCGGCCGGAGTCCCGCTCGCCGCGGCCGCGCCGCAGCCGTGTGGACGGCTACGAACCGCTCGAACCGCACACCAGGAGCGGAGCCCGCGGCACGCATCACCCGGTGTCGCGGGTGCGTTATCGCAGTGCGGAGAATCCCGAGGAACGCGCCGAGTACCGCAACCGGCCCCGCCATGCCCGGCATGCCCGCGGCTGGGAGGCCGATAGCTGGGAATACGACATCTGAGCGATTTCGGCGTGTCTACGGTCGCTCAGCGACCGTCAGCACGCCGAAATCACTGGCTACGGGCCGGGCGGATCTCCCGCGGCAGCGCGAACACCAGCGTCTCGTTGGCCGTGGTGACCGGTTGCACGGTGTCGAAGCCGTACTCGGCGAGCCGCTCGAGCACCCCGCGCACCAGGATCTCCGGCACCGACGCACCCGAGGTGACACCGACCGTGGTGACCCCCTCCAGCCACTGCGGATCGATGTCGTCGGCATAGTCGACCAGGTGCGCGGCGTCCGCGCCGGCCCCGAGCGCGACCTCGACCAGCCGCACCGAGTTCGACGAGTTGGCCGAACCGACCACGATCACCAACTCACACTCCGGCGCCATCGCCTTGACCGCGACCTGACGGTTCTGGGTGGCGTAGCAGATGTCGTCGCTGGGCGGATCCTGCAGCTTGGGGAACCGTTCCCGCAGCTTCTGCACGATCTCCATGGTTTCGTCGACCGACAGCGTGGTCTGCGACAGCCAGATCACCTTGTTCTCGTCGCGCACGGTGACCTTGTCGACCGCCTCCGGGCCGTCGACGATCTGCACGTGATCGGGCGCCTCACCGGCGGTGCCGATCACCTCTTCATGGCCCTCGTGGCCGATCAGCAGGATGTCGTAGTCATCGCGGGCGAACCGTTTGGCCTCGTTGTGCACCTTGGTGACCAACGGGCAGGTGGCGTCGATGACCTTGAGATTGCGCTCGGCGGCGTTGACATGCACGCTCGGCGCGACACCGTGGGCGGAGAACACCACGATCTCGCCTTCGGGCACCTCATCGGTCTCGTCGACGAAGATCGCGCCCGCCTTGGCCAGCGTCTCCACCACGTGCCGGTTGTGCACGATCTCGTGGCGCACGTACACCGGGGCGCCATGCTTCTCCAGGGCGCGTTCGACCGTCTCGACGGCGCGGTCCACGCCGGCGCAGTATCCGCGCGGTTCGGCCAGCAGCACCCGCCGGTCGCCGGCCGGTCGTGCCACCGTGCTGGCGGCACCCGGAATGCCCATGTTGATTGTCGACGCCATGGCTACCAGCCTACGTGGGTGGTCCAGTCGGCCAGGGTCCACGCCATCCCGCGCCCACCGGCCTCGGGCCGACAGCGAATCGGGCAAGGTTGCTTGGAGTTGGCCCGGCAGTTGAGGCAGGGTGGAAGACATGCCAAACGCACCGTATGGGGTTCGCTTGCTGCTCGGGGTCGCGGTGACCGCGCTCGAGGAGACCCGCAAGCTCCCGCACACGATCCTCACGTATCCGATGACGGTGGCGAGCACAGCGGCACACATCGTGATGCGGGTTCAACAGAACGTCGCCGAACTGGTGATCAAGGGCGACGAGGCGCTCGAGCAGCTGTTCCCGCCGACCGAGGAGCAGCCGGAATGGGCGACCTTCGACGAGGACCTCGACGACGGGTCGGACGACGACGGCGAACGGCGCCGCCCGGGCCGGTTCGCGCTGTACAGCACCGGGGCCCCGGAGCGCCAGGCCAACGGGGCCAACGGGGCCGCCGAGCCGGCCGCACCTGCCGAGCCGCCGGAGATCGCCACCGAGCTCGGCTACGACTCGTTGACGCTGGCACAACTGCGCGCCCGGCTGCCCTCGCTGAAGGTGGGCGACCTCGAGGCGCTGCTGGCCTACGAGGAGGCCACCAGGGCCCGCGCGCCGTTCCAGACCCTGCTGGCCAACCGGATCACCCGCGCATCCGCGAAGTGACCCTCCCAGCGTGCCGGGCGCATGACTGACCCCGAGCCGGGAAAATCCCCGGACAACCCGTGGCCGGTGCGCGCGGTGGCCACCCGCGTCGCCAAGTACATCGACCGGCTCGGCATGGTGTGGGTGGAGGGGCAGCTCACCGAGATCAAGGTGCGCCAGTCCACCGCGTGGATGGTGTTGCGCGACCCGGCGGCGGACATGTCGCTGTCGGTCAGCTGCCCGCGCGACCTGGTGGTCGACGCCCCGGTCCAGTTGACCGAGGGCACCCAGGTGGTGATGCACGGCAAACCGCAGTTCTACACCCGCAACGGGTCGTTCAGTCTGCGGGTGAACGACATCCGCGCGGTGGGCATCGGTGAGTTGTTGGCCCGCATCGAACGGTTGCGCCGTCTGCTCGACGCCGAGGGTCTGTTCGATCCGCGGCTGAAGCGGCCGTTGCCGTTCCTGCCGACCATGGTCGGGCTCATCTGCGGCCGGGCGTCGGCCGCCGAGCACGACGTGATCAGCGTGGCCACCGGCCGGTGGCCGGCGGTGCGGTTCGCCGTCCGCAACACCGCGGTGCAGGGCCCCAACACGGTGCCGCAGGTGGTCGAGGCGCTGCGGGAACTCGACGCCCACCCCGAGGTCGACGTCATCGTGATCGCGCGTGGCGGCGGCAGCGTGGAGGATCTGCTGCCGTTCTCCGACGAGACGCTGTGCCGGGAGATCGCCAAGTGCACCACCCCGGTGGTCAGCGCGATCGGCCACGAACCCGACAACCCGCTGTGCGATCTGGTCGCCGATCTGCGGGCCGCCACCCCGACCGACGCGGCCAAGCGGATCGTGCCCGACGCGGCGGCCGAACAGAACCTCATCATCGAGCTGCGCCGGCGCAGCGCCCGCGCCCTGCAGAACTGGGTGCACCGCGAAGAACACCTGCTGCACCAACTGCGCGGCCGGCCGGTGCTGGCCAACCCGCTGCAGGCGTTGACCGCCCGGGCCGAGGAGATCGACCGGGCCCGCGCCGCCGCCCGCCGCGAGATCGACCGGCTGCTCGCCGCGGAGACCGACCGCATCGAGCACCTGTCGGCGCGGCTGGCCACCCTCGGACCGGCGGCCACCCTGGCCCGCGGATACGCCGTCGTGCAGACCGCCGACGGTGCGGTGGTGCACAGCACCGCGGACGCGCCCGCGGGCACCCGGCTGCGGGTGCGGGTGGCCGACGGCGCCCTGACCGCGGTCAGCGAGGGTCCGGAACACCCCCAGACGCCTGAACAGGAGTCGAACAGATGAAGCCCATTAGTGAGATGGGGTACGAAGAGGCCCGTGATGAGCTCATCGCGGTGGTCCAGCGCCTGGAACAGGGCGGACTCGACCTCGAGGAATCGCTGAAATTGTGGGAACGCGGCGAAGAACTGGCCAAATGCTGCGATGAACACTTAGCTGGAGCACGCCGCCGGGTGTCCGAGGCCCTGGCCGCCAGGGAGGATGACGAGGACTGAGCGACCAGGAGATTCCCGTCCGGACCTCGTAACTAGAACATGTTTCAGTTATTCTCGCCGCATGGGCGATCCCACACTGCGGACCGATCTGGGGCGGGTGCTGGTCACCGGCGGCTCCGGCTTCGTCGGCACCAACCTGGTCACCACCCTGCTCGAGCGCGGACACCACGTCCGGTCATGTGACCGCGTCGGGTCCCCGCTGCCGGACCATCCCCGGCTCGAGGTGATCGACGGCGACATCTGCGACGCCGATGCGGTGGCCGCCGCGGTCGACGGCATCGACACGGTGTTCCACACCGCGGCGGTCATCGACCTGATGGGCGGCGCCGGGGTGACCGACGAATACCGCGAGCGCAGTTTCGCGGTGAACGTGCACGGCACCGAACGGCTCGTGCGCGCCGCCCAGCAAGCCGGCGTGCGGCGGTTCGTCTACACCGCCTCCAACAGCGTGGTGATGGGCGGGCAACCGATCGCCGACGGTGACGAAACCCTGCCCTACACCGACCGGTTCAACGATCTGTACACCGAGACCAAGGTGATTGCCGAACGTTTCGTGTTGGGGCAGAACGGGATTGAGGGCATGCTGACCTGCTCTATCCGGCCCAGCGGGATCTGGGGGCCGGGTGACCAGACGATGTTCCGCAAACTGTTCGAAAGCGTGCACGCCGGCCATGTGAAGGTGCTGATCGGCAGCAGGCACGCCAGACTCGACAACTCCTATGTGCACAACCTCGTGCACGGATTCATCCTGGCCGCCGAACATCTGGTGCCCGGCGGCACCGCACCCGGTCAGGCGTACTTCATCAACGACGGCGAACCGATCAACATGTTCGAGTTCGCGCGCCCGGTGGTGACGGCGTGCGGGCAACGCTGGCCGACGCTACGGGTGTCCGGCCCGCTGGTGCGCGCGGTGATGTCGCTGTGGCAGCGGCTGCACTTCCGGTTCGGGCTCCCCAAGCCACCGTTGGAACCCCTTGCGGTGGAACGTCTTTACCTCGACAACTATTTCTCCATCGACAAGGCCCGCCGGGAACTCGGCTACCGGCCGCGCTACACCACCGAACAGGCGCTGCAGGAGTGCCTGCCGTACTACGTCGACCTGTTCCACCGGATGAAGGCCGAACCCGCGACGGTCTGACGACGGGCAGTGTCGACGTGTCCGGTCAGCGGTACAGGTGCACCGGCTGGTGGGTGGCCTTCTCGATGCGCATCGACGCCCGCTCCAGCAACTCGGTGCCCAGCGCGATCAGCCCGCGGGCCGCGGCGATCTCCTCCCCGACCATCGGTTGACTGGCGTCCCTCGGGTTTCGGTAGGCGTCCCCGCGCGCGGTCAGCGGATCACCGTGAGGACGGTGCGCGCGAACCGTGGCATGGGTGTGGATGTCGTCCTCGTCGAACCGGATCTCGACGGTCCAGACGTTGCTCAGATCCTTGTCGTACATCGCGATCCCCTTCCCCGCCATCCAGCCTGCTCCGCTCGGCGGCGCGGCGCCAGGGTTTCCTCGAAGAAGCACTTAACCCGCCCCCACGGACCACTTTCACGGCAAGATACCCACGGGCACCTATCAGTGAGGAGAGCTATGAGTGACGCCGTTCTGGTGACGGGCGCGTTCGGGTTGGTGGGTTCGGCCACGGTCCGCCGACTGGCCGCCGACGGCCACCGGGTGGTGGCCACCGACGTCGCGACCCCCGACACCCGCAAGGCCGCCGCCGAACTGTCCGCCGACGGGCCGGGCGAGGTGCAGGTGCGCTGGGCGGATCTGACCGACCCGGCCGCGGTGGACGAGTTGATGACGACCGTCTCCCCCGCCGCGGTGATCCACCTGGCCGCGGTCATCGCCCCGTTCTGCTATTCCCGGCAGGCGCTGGCCCGCAAGGTCAACGTCGACGCCACCGCGAACCTGATCCGTGCCGCCGAGGCGCAGAGCAGCCCACCGCGGTTCATCCAGGCCTCCAGCATCGCGGTCTACGGCCCGCGGAACCCGCACACGTGCAGCGACGTGCTGACCGCCGACACCCCGCCCAACCCGGGCGATCTGTACGGCGGCCACAAGTACGAGGCCGAACAGCTGGTGCGGGCATCGAATCTGGAGTGGGCGATCCTGCGGCTCGGCGGGGTGCTGAGCGCCGAGCCGATGTTCGACATGAAGCCGGAGTTCCTGTACTTCGAGGCGCTGCTGCCCACCGACGGCCGGCTGCAGACCGTCGAGGTGCGCGATGTGGCGGCGGCGTTCACCGCGGCCGTCACCGCACCGGTCGCCGGGCAGGTGCTGTTGATCGGCGGCGACGATTCGCACCGGCTCACCCAGGGCGAGATCGGCCCGTCCATCGCCGCGGCGATGGGCCTGGTGGGTGCGCTGCCGGTGGGCCGCAAGGGCAACCCGCACAGCGACACCGACTGGTTCGCCACCGACTGGCTCGACCCAGGTCCGGCCCAGGAACTGCTGAAGTTCCAACACTATTCGTGGCCGGACATCCTCGCCGAGACCGCCGACCGGGTGGGCTGGAAGCGTTACCCGCTGCGGCTGATCGCCCCGCTGGCCGGTCTCTACCTGCGGCGGCAGTCGCCGTACCACAACCATCCCGGGCAGTACGCCGACCCGTGGGGCGCGATCCGGCGCAAATGGGGTGAACCCGGCCTGGACACCGACCCCGAGGACGGCCGCTGATGGCCGGCCGCACCGCGATCGTCGTCGGCGGCGCCTCCGGCATCGGCTGGGCCAGCGCGCGGGCGCTCGCGGACGACGGCTGCCGCGTCGTCGTCGCCGACATCGACGCCGACGCGGCCCGGGACCGCGCCGCCGAACTGGGTGACCCGCACACCGCGGCGCACGTCGACGTCACCGACGAGGACTCGGTGGCGCGGCTGTTCGACTCCGTCGGAGAACTCGACGTGGCGGTGAACTGCGCCGGGTTCAGCAACGTCGGGCTGATCACCGACATGCCGGTGGACCAGTTCCGCTCGGTGATCGACGTGTGCCTGACCGGGGCGTTCATCGTCACCAAACACGCCGGTCGGCAGCTGCGGGAGGGCGGGTCGCTGGTGTCGATCAGCTCGCTCAACGCCCGCCAGGCCGCCGCCGGGATGAGCGCCTACTGCGCGGCCAAGGCCGGGTTGTCGATGCTGACCCAGGTGGCCGCGCTGGAGCTGGCGCCCCGCGGTGTCCGCGTCAACGCGGTCGCCCCCGGTTTCGTGCACACCCCGCTGACCGCGCCGGCGGCGGCGGTGCCCGGGGTGGTCGAGGAATACCTGGAGAA contains:
- a CDS encoding lipid droplet-associated protein; protein product: MPNAPYGVRLLLGVAVTALEETRKLPHTILTYPMTVASTAAHIVMRVQQNVAELVIKGDEALEQLFPPTEEQPEWATFDEDLDDGSDDDGERRRPGRFALYSTGAPERQANGANGAAEPAAPAEPPEIATELGYDSLTLAQLRARLPSLKVGDLEALLAYEEATRARAPFQTLLANRITRASAK
- a CDS encoding 4-hydroxy-3-methylbut-2-enyl diphosphate reductase, with translation MASTINMGIPGAASTVARPAGDRRVLLAEPRGYCAGVDRAVETVERALEKHGAPVYVRHEIVHNRHVVETLAKAGAIFVDETDEVPEGEIVVFSAHGVAPSVHVNAAERNLKVIDATCPLVTKVHNEAKRFARDDYDILLIGHEGHEEVIGTAGEAPDHVQIVDGPEAVDKVTVRDENKVIWLSQTTLSVDETMEIVQKLRERFPKLQDPPSDDICYATQNRQVAVKAMAPECELVIVVGSANSSNSVRLVEVALGAGADAAHLVDYADDIDPQWLEGVTTVGVTSGASVPEILVRGVLERLAEYGFDTVQPVTTANETLVFALPREIRPARSQ
- the xseA gene encoding exodeoxyribonuclease VII large subunit; protein product: MTDPEPGKSPDNPWPVRAVATRVAKYIDRLGMVWVEGQLTEIKVRQSTAWMVLRDPAADMSLSVSCPRDLVVDAPVQLTEGTQVVMHGKPQFYTRNGSFSLRVNDIRAVGIGELLARIERLRRLLDAEGLFDPRLKRPLPFLPTMVGLICGRASAAEHDVISVATGRWPAVRFAVRNTAVQGPNTVPQVVEALRELDAHPEVDVIVIARGGGSVEDLLPFSDETLCREIAKCTTPVVSAIGHEPDNPLCDLVADLRAATPTDAAKRIVPDAAAEQNLIIELRRRSARALQNWVHREEHLLHQLRGRPVLANPLQALTARAEEIDRARAAARREIDRLLAAETDRIEHLSARLATLGPAATLARGYAVVQTADGAVVHSTADAPAGTRLRVRVADGALTAVSEGPEHPQTPEQESNR
- a CDS encoding DUF6542 domain-containing protein produces the protein MPGQRARSAVPAELRSAHPDIPGVPWWGAALIALTATALGFAFDAGSGSKELSVVFSGTYMLGCLVAVLAVRQAGLFTAVVQPPIVLFAAVPSAYFLFHGGQIRGLKDLAINCGYPLIERFPVMFFTSAAVLVIGMVRWYLGMSARRAGPADPERAPSAVTDLVSAVTNTLTALVTGHRPARADGGADLAAAADTAKARPRKRAATDRAAAGRSGRTPRDGRRTAAKRGSARAEAAARAGDGSRPPRRRPAAESADQPRSATRSRRGTKAAPPRSRPTRALDGDYVDPLADAPRRRRPTRPDDSAVPPDQPRRRSRGQARGDRTQPPPRSRRVPPREPRRQPSADRIGYDGVDSRPESRSPRPRRSRVDGYEPLEPHTRSGARGTHHPVSRVRYRSAENPEERAEYRNRPRHARHARGWEADSWEYDI
- a CDS encoding DUF1876 domain-containing protein, which translates into the protein MYDKDLSNVWTVEIRFDEDDIHTHATVRAHRPHGDPLTARGDAYRNPRDASQPMVGEEIAAARGLIALGTELLERASMRIEKATHQPVHLYR
- the ychF gene encoding redox-regulated ATPase YchF; amino-acid sequence: MGLNLGIVGLPNVGKSTLFNALTRNNVLAANYPFATIEPNEGVVPLPDPRLEKLAEIFGSEKIVPATVTFVDIAGIVKGASEGAGLGNKFLANIRECDAICQVVRVFSDDDVAHVDGRIDPKADIEVIETELILADLQTLEKALPRLEKEARTHKDRRPTYEAAVAAQEILNSGKTLFAAGFDATLLRELNLLTTKPFLYVFNCDEEVLTDEARKAELRELVAPADCVFLDAKIEAELQELDDESARELLESIGQTERGLDALARAGFHTLKLQTFLTAGPKEARAWTIRQGTTAPKAAGVIHSDFEKGFIKAEVVSFDDLVEAGSMAAAKAAGKVRMEGKDYVMQDGDVVEFRFNV
- a CDS encoding 3-beta-hydroxysteroid dehydrogenase codes for the protein MGDPTLRTDLGRVLVTGGSGFVGTNLVTTLLERGHHVRSCDRVGSPLPDHPRLEVIDGDICDADAVAAAVDGIDTVFHTAAVIDLMGGAGVTDEYRERSFAVNVHGTERLVRAAQQAGVRRFVYTASNSVVMGGQPIADGDETLPYTDRFNDLYTETKVIAERFVLGQNGIEGMLTCSIRPSGIWGPGDQTMFRKLFESVHAGHVKVLIGSRHARLDNSYVHNLVHGFILAAEHLVPGGTAPGQAYFINDGEPINMFEFARPVVTACGQRWPTLRVSGPLVRAVMSLWQRLHFRFGLPKPPLEPLAVERLYLDNYFSIDKARRELGYRPRYTTEQALQECLPYYVDLFHRMKAEPATV
- a CDS encoding exodeoxyribonuclease VII small subunit: MKPISEMGYEEARDELIAVVQRLEQGGLDLEESLKLWERGEELAKCCDEHLAGARRRVSEALAAREDDED
- a CDS encoding NAD-dependent epimerase/dehydratase family protein; the encoded protein is MSDAVLVTGAFGLVGSATVRRLAADGHRVVATDVATPDTRKAAAELSADGPGEVQVRWADLTDPAAVDELMTTVSPAAVIHLAAVIAPFCYSRQALARKVNVDATANLIRAAEAQSSPPRFIQASSIAVYGPRNPHTCSDVLTADTPPNPGDLYGGHKYEAEQLVRASNLEWAILRLGGVLSAEPMFDMKPEFLYFEALLPTDGRLQTVEVRDVAAAFTAAVTAPVAGQVLLIGGDDSHRLTQGEIGPSIAAAMGLVGALPVGRKGNPHSDTDWFATDWLDPGPAQELLKFQHYSWPDILAETADRVGWKRYPLRLIAPLAGLYLRRQSPYHNHPGQYADPWGAIRRKWGEPGLDTDPEDGR
- a CDS encoding SDR family NAD(P)-dependent oxidoreductase; its protein translation is MAGRTAIVVGGASGIGWASARALADDGCRVVVADIDADAARDRAAELGDPHTAAHVDVTDEDSVARLFDSVGELDVAVNCAGFSNVGLITDMPVDQFRSVIDVCLTGAFIVTKHAGRQLREGGSLVSISSLNARQAAAGMSAYCAAKAGLSMLTQVAALELAPRGVRVNAVAPGFVHTPLTAPAAAVPGVVEEYLENTPLGRAGQPEDVAAAVVFLCSPAASWLTGEVLDLNGGAHLKRYPDILGHVMKLAEQS